A stretch of the Hyalangium minutum genome encodes the following:
- a CDS encoding PaaI family thioesterase produces the protein MSTTNTQSLQERYAPHNACFGCGPANEKGLRIRSMAEGDLVVAEWTPSEHHQAFPGVLNGGIIGSLLDCHCNWTAAYHLMKQAGADSPPCTVTADYSIQLKRPTPMGLVRLEAKPVELKEDRAVIEGTLTANGKVTATCRGTFVAVKPGHPAYHRW, from the coding sequence ATGTCGACGACGAATACCCAGAGCCTCCAGGAGCGCTACGCCCCTCACAACGCCTGCTTCGGTTGCGGCCCCGCCAACGAGAAGGGCCTCCGCATTCGCAGCATGGCGGAGGGCGATCTCGTGGTCGCCGAGTGGACCCCCTCCGAGCACCACCAGGCCTTCCCCGGTGTCCTCAACGGCGGGATCATCGGCTCGCTGCTGGACTGCCACTGCAACTGGACGGCGGCCTACCACCTCATGAAGCAGGCAGGAGCGGACTCGCCTCCCTGCACCGTCACGGCGGACTACAGCATCCAGCTCAAGCGTCCCACGCCCATGGGCCTGGTGCGGCTCGAGGCGAAGCCCGTGGAGCTCAAGGAGGACCGCGCCGTCATCGAGGGCACGCTCACCGCCAACGGCAAGGTGACGGCCACCTGCCGGGGCACCTTCGTGGCGGTGAAGCCGGGCCACCCCGCCTACCACCGCTGGTAG